The genomic interval TCGACGAGGCGCAGAACACCACGATCGAGCAGATGAAGATGTTCCTGACCCGCCTGGGCTTCGGCTCGACGGCTGTGGTCACGGGCGACCTGACCCAGATCGACCTGCCCAAGCACATGAAGTCCGGCCTGCGCGACGCGCTGGACGTGCTGCGCGAGGTCGACGGCGTGAGCTTCACGTTCTTCGAAGCACGCGATGTCGTGCGTCACCCGCTGGTCGCGCGCATCGTCAGCGCCTACGAGCGCCGCGATGCCAGCGACGCGGCGACCGGACCGGCCTGAGCCATGCCCCTGCGGCGCGCCTGCGCATTCGTCCTGGCCTGCGGACTGCCCCTGGCCGGCGCCGCGCAACCGCACGACACCGACCCGCACCCCGAGAAGCGAGTCGCCACGGCCGGCAGCCTGGCCGCGCCCTGCCTGTCGATCGAGATCGGGCCGACCAGGGTGAGCCTGCCGCTGACAGCGCTCGACCGCGCGGTGGCGGCGCGACCACAGCCCCTGCAGGAAGCAGGCGACCGTGCGGCCGACCTCGACGCGCCGCGGTGGCGCGACGAGTCCGAACGCCTGGCGCTGATCCGCGGTGATCGCGCGGCCCAACTGCTGGCCTCGCCCCGACTGCCCGGCCACGATCGTCACGGCTGCACGCGGGTGGCGCTGGACGACGTACCGGGCGACGCGCGCTATCTGATCGGTGCGCTGCTCGAGCACGGCGACGCTGCGGTGTGGCGTGCTGGCGAAGCTACCCTGCGTGATGCAGTGCTGGTCACGCGGACCAACCCCCGCAAGGGGCAAGGCCCGAGCGGCGTTGCGTTGTATCGGCTGCACGAGGGCGAGCGCCCGTTCCTGACGCTGGTCGAATGGGTCGCCTGACGGCCCGTCCGGCGGCGGCTTTCCTGTCTGTACGAGACTTGCCATGACCCAAGGCCCGACCCATCTCGACATCGCCGTCGGCTACGCACTGCCGCGCAAGGGCATTCCCTCGGCCGCCAGCTTTCGGCGCTGGGCGAGTGCCGCGCTCGACGGCCGGATCCGCGAAGCGGACCTGGCGATCCGTCTGGTCGACGAGGACGAGGGCCGTGCGCTTAACCGTCACTATCGCGGCAAGGACTACGCGACCAACGTACTGAGCTTCCCGGCCGACCTGCCCGAGGGGCTGCCCGAAGGCGTGCGCCTGCCGTTGCTGGGCGATCTGGTGATCTGCGCGCCGGTGGTCGCGCGCGAGGCCAACGAACAGCACAAGCGGCCCAACGACCACTACGCCCACCTGACCGTGCACGGCGTGCTGCACCTGCTGGGCTGGGACCACGAGAACGACAAGGATGCCGAGGCGATGGAACAACTCGAGCGCGACGTGCTCGCCTCGCTCGGCATCGACGACCCCTACCGATTACCCGGCTGAGCCGCCGGCCCCGGCCCGACGCTCAGAGGCAGTCGACTAGCCCGTCGAAGATCGAGCGCCCACCCGGCAGCACGGCGTGGAGTGCATCCCCGCCGGCCACCGCATCGAGCATCGCCGTCAGCGTGGTACCGGCCGCCAGCGGTGTGTGGCAATGCCAGACCTTCGGCTGCACCACGATCCGGCCGGTGCGCGCCACCAGGAACTCGTCGCTGGCCGCGAAGCTCCACACGCACATGCCGATTCGCCCGTCGTCCCGGTGCACCGAGCACGCAAAGCGCAAGGGTTGGAGGTTGGTGAACTCGCCCTCGCAGAAGGTGTCGCCGCAGACCTGGTCGAACTGCCGGGGCAACTGGTAGGTCATCGCGTACCAAGCCTCGACGAGCGCGTCGTCGCCGCGGGCGTAGGTTGCGGCGTCGACATAGGGCCCGGCCAGGCGCGCGTCGGCGCTGGCCAGGCCAGGCAGCGCAAGCACGGCGGCCAGTCCGAGGGCGGCCAGGCGGGCGTGACGGATGACGACAGGCATGTCGGTGCTCCTGAATGAAGGTGTGGCCAGCATCGCCGCCAAGCGCGTCCCGCTGCGATCGGGCATCGCCGCGGCGCCGGCTCGGAGTTTGCCGCGCCGCGACGCCGGGGTTCCGCCCGTGATGGCCGCCTGGACATCGGCGGCGGCGGACGCGCTAGACTTTCGCCGCAGGCCCCATCATCGCCCCTCCCCCCTGGGGCGGCCCATACCAACGCAATGTCAGAAGACGACAGTAGTCAAACCGCCACCGAGCCCCACGAAAAGCGCCGCAGCTGGCTGGACCGGATCAGTTCGGCGATCTCCGGCGAACCCACCAACCGCGAGGACCTGGTCGAGCTGCTGCGTGACACCCACGCCGACGGCCTGATCGACGCCGACACCCTGCGCATGTTCGAAGGCGCGCTGGGCATCTCCAGCAAGACAGTCGGCGATGTGATGGTGCCGCGTGCGCAGATGGTCGCGCTGCCGGCCGACGCCAATTTCCTGGACCTGATGAAGCAGGTGGTCGAGTCCGGCCATTCGCGCTTCCCGGTGCACGGCGACGACAAGGACGAGGTGCTCGGCATCCTGCTCGCCAAGGACCTGCTGCGCGGCGTGGTCGCCGACAACGGCCCCGGCTCGATCCACGAACTGCTGCGCCCGGCGGTGCTGATCCCCGAATCCAAGAAGCTCAATGTGCTGTTGCGCGAATTCCGGCTCTCGCGCAATCACATGGCGATCGTCATCGACGAGTACGGCGGCGTCGCCGGCCTGGTGACGATCGAGGACGTGCTCGAGGAGATCGTCGGCGAGATCGACGACGAGCACGACGACGCCGAGGACCCGAACGCACTGATCGCCGCCCAGGCCGATGGCCAGTTCGCGGTCAGCGCGCTGACTCCGATCGCCGACTTCAACGAGCGCTTCGGCGCCGATTTCGACGACGACGAATACGACACCATCGGCGGGGTGATCATCGGCGCGATCGGCCATCTACCCGAGGTCGGCGAGGAGCTGGCACTGGGCCGGTTCGCCTTCCGCGTCACCGATGCCGACTCGCGCCGGCTGCATGCGCTGCACGTCAGCGTGCATGCCCAGGACTGAGGCGCCGCGCACGTCCGTCGCAGGCGCCTGGCGACAGGCGTTCGCGCTGCTGCTGGCCCTGCTCGCCTGGCCAGCATGGGCCCAGGTCGCAAGCGACGCCCCGCGGGTCGGGGTGGCGACGATGCAGCCGGGCGAAGTGTTCTTCGAACGCTTCGGCCACAACGCGATCGTGATCGACGACCCAACGGCGCCCGGGCCGGTGTCCTACAACTTCGGCTTCTTCGACCCGTCGGAGCCCGATTTCGTCGCCCGTTTCGTGCGTGGCGACATGCGCTATCAGCTCGCTGCGCTGCCGCTGGCCGACGACCTGGCCTATTACCGCGAGGTCGGGCGCGGCGTGTCGATCCAATGGCTCGACCTCGACCCGGCGCAGGCCCGGCATCTGGCCACGGCCCTGGCCTGGAATGCGCGCCCCGAGAACGCGCATTACCGCTACGACTACTTCACCGACAACTGCTCCACGCGCGTGCGCGATGCGCTCGACGCCGCCTTGGGCGGCTTGCTGCACAGGCAGTTGCAGGGCCGTTCGCGCGGCAACACCTTCCGCGGCGATGCGGTGCGCCTGGCCTCCCCGGCGCTGTGGATGTGGCTGGGCTTCGACATCGGCCTGGGCCCGGCCGCCGACCGGCCGAACGCGCTGTGGCAGGACATGTTTGTGCCGATGCGCTTGGCCGAAGCGCTGCGCGGGATCCGCCATGCCGATGGCCGGCCGCTGGTCGCCGAGGAAGTCCAGGTGCTGCCGCACCGCCAACCGGCCGAGCCGCCGGAGCGTGCGCGCCAGTGGTGGCCGTGGCTGCTGGCCGGCCTCGTGCTGGGCGCGGCCGCC from Luteimonas sp. S4-F44 carries:
- a CDS encoding DUF4105 domain-containing protein, translated to MPRTEAPRTSVAGAWRQAFALLLALLAWPAWAQVASDAPRVGVATMQPGEVFFERFGHNAIVIDDPTAPGPVSYNFGFFDPSEPDFVARFVRGDMRYQLAALPLADDLAYYREVGRGVSIQWLDLDPAQARHLATALAWNARPENAHYRYDYFTDNCSTRVRDALDAALGGLLHRQLQGRSRGNTFRGDAVRLASPALWMWLGFDIGLGPAADRPNALWQDMFVPMRLAEALRGIRHADGRPLVAEEVQVLPHRQPAEPPERARQWWPWLLAGLVLGAAALALGRRAPRALASAALGFWTLCALLGAVMLFLWLGTEHVFGWRNHNLLLFNPLCLLLLPGGWRLARGRAPGRLFAIVLPTVATLGIVALFLHWLPVLPQRNAAWLSLVLPLHVALLAALRPKSPTALP
- a CDS encoding transporter associated domain-containing protein, which produces MSEDDSSQTATEPHEKRRSWLDRISSAISGEPTNREDLVELLRDTHADGLIDADTLRMFEGALGISSKTVGDVMVPRAQMVALPADANFLDLMKQVVESGHSRFPVHGDDKDEVLGILLAKDLLRGVVADNGPGSIHELLRPAVLIPESKKLNVLLREFRLSRNHMAIVIDEYGGVAGLVTIEDVLEEIVGEIDDEHDDAEDPNALIAAQADGQFAVSALTPIADFNERFGADFDDDEYDTIGGVIIGAIGHLPEVGEELALGRFAFRVTDADSRRLHALHVSVHAQD
- the ybeY gene encoding rRNA maturation RNase YbeY; amino-acid sequence: MTQGPTHLDIAVGYALPRKGIPSAASFRRWASAALDGRIREADLAIRLVDEDEGRALNRHYRGKDYATNVLSFPADLPEGLPEGVRLPLLGDLVICAPVVAREANEQHKRPNDHYAHLTVHGVLHLLGWDHENDKDAEAMEQLERDVLASLGIDDPYRLPG